The Saprospiraceae bacterium genome includes a window with the following:
- a CDS encoding outer membrane porin, OprD family, with protein sequence MKLHIVSLVFILSIILPYAARGQHQELQEKPKIWQSETNKTISDSMTILGAFTKGTVHGHFRYFFSGTDNTGDLSDYCANAVGGGIRFETANFKGFAMGVSGFYIFNAGSSDLLKKDESTGQSNRYELGLFDMDNPTKVGEINRVEEFFIKYQHRYFKATFGRQLLNTPFINLQDGRMRPTAASGLWLEFRTKSQHLIQSGLIMGVAPRSTSKWYDTDQSIGVFPAGVDASGNRSLYAGNVNTKGALLFNYQWQHKQSFNLQFWNIYLDNIFNTSLIQLELEKPLANGKYYLGTQSAIQVKVGNGGNSNPNLAYNTNTNNVWIFGGRVGWKNSKWDHSVNFNHITDSGRYLMPREWGRDYFYTFMPRERNEGYGDATALVLKSTYKVSQSTTSTIMLGNVHLPDVKDFYLNKYGMPSYTQMNMDVRHKFGGWLQGLEAQLLYVRKWNQGETYGNSRYVIHKVDMNLVNVVLNFRF encoded by the coding sequence TTGAAATTACATATTGTTTCACTTGTCTTTATTTTGTCTATTATATTGCCGTATGCTGCAAGAGGCCAACATCAGGAGTTGCAAGAGAAACCCAAGATCTGGCAATCGGAAACTAACAAAACTATTTCTGATTCTATGACAATCCTCGGTGCATTTACCAAAGGTACCGTACATGGTCATTTCCGTTATTTTTTTTCCGGCACTGATAATACAGGAGATTTATCTGATTATTGTGCCAATGCAGTTGGTGGAGGAATTCGATTTGAAACAGCCAATTTTAAAGGGTTTGCCATGGGTGTCAGTGGATTTTATATTTTTAATGCAGGCTCATCAGATTTACTAAAAAAAGATGAATCTACCGGACAGTCCAATAGATATGAATTGGGCTTATTTGACATGGATAATCCAACTAAAGTAGGTGAGATCAACCGGGTGGAAGAATTTTTTATAAAGTATCAGCACAGGTACTTCAAAGCTACGTTTGGCCGTCAATTGCTCAATACCCCTTTTATCAATCTTCAGGATGGTCGTATGAGGCCCACTGCTGCATCTGGCCTATGGTTGGAATTCCGCACAAAATCACAGCATCTTATTCAGTCAGGTTTGATCATGGGAGTAGCACCTCGCAGTACATCTAAATGGTACGACACAGATCAATCTATAGGTGTTTTTCCAGCTGGAGTGGATGCCAGCGGCAATAGGTCTTTATATGCTGGTAATGTAAATACCAAAGGTGCTCTATTATTTAATTATCAGTGGCAGCACAAACAATCTTTCAATCTTCAGTTTTGGAATATTTATTTGGACAATATATTTAATACATCCTTAATACAATTGGAATTGGAAAAACCTTTGGCTAACGGTAAATATTATCTGGGAACTCAATCGGCAATCCAGGTAAAAGTGGGAAATGGAGGCAACTCTAATCCCAATCTTGCCTATAACACCAATACTAATAATGTTTGGATTTTCGGAGGTCGGGTGGGATGGAAAAATTCAAAATGGGATCACAGTGTCAACTTTAATCATATCACTGATAGTGGCAGATACCTGATGCCGAGAGAGTGGGGAAGGGACTACTTTTATACTTTTATGCCAAGAGAAAGGAATGAAGGATACGGTGATGCCACTGCTTTGGTTCTGAAATCGACGTATAAGGTTTCTCAAAGCACGACTTCCACTATTATGTTGGGCAATGTACACCTTCCCGATGTAAAAGACTTCTATCTCAATAAATATGGTATGCCTTCCTATACTCAGATGAATATGGATGTGCGACACAAGTTTGGTGGCTGGCTTCAGGGTTTAGAAGCGCAACTCCTTTATGTTCGTAAGTGGAATCAGGGCGAAACCTATGGTAATTCCCGATATGTCATCCATAAAGTGGACATGAACCTTGTTAATGTAGTCTTGAATTTCAGGTTTTAG
- a CDS encoding DsrE family protein, producing the protein MKHLILIFLSFLMTAGSLSAQSKGKAESKKAKTHKIIFQMVSKDTADHNAMVRQLNNLQRLAPGTKLEVVCHGPGMSFIHKDKSLVLTDLKDLAEKYKVDFVGCEFTMQQKNIKREQLLGECRTVPGGILEIVQKQEKGWSYIKAGY; encoded by the coding sequence ATGAAACATTTAATTCTAATTTTTCTTTCATTTTTGATGACTGCAGGAAGTTTATCAGCTCAATCCAAAGGCAAAGCAGAATCCAAAAAAGCAAAAACGCATAAAATAATTTTCCAGATGGTATCAAAAGATACGGCCGATCATAATGCTATGGTACGGCAGTTAAATAATTTGCAAAGATTGGCTCCGGGTACCAAGCTGGAAGTGGTTTGTCATGGCCCTGGTATGAGCTTTATTCATAAAGATAAATCTTTGGTACTCACAGACCTGAAAGATTTGGCGGAAAAATATAAGGTCGATTTTGTCGGTTGTGAGTTCACAATGCAACAAAAAAATATCAAACGCGAACAACTCCTCGGCGAATGCAGGACAGTACCAGGCGGTATTCTTGAAATAGTGCAAAAGCAGGAAAAGGGATGGAGCTATATAAAAGCAGGTTATTGA
- a CDS encoding Uma2 family endonuclease, with product MGLPEQQYITQEQYLESERLALDKHEFYLGEIFAMSGASFRHNQIFKNTYGTLYNKLKGKSCQPYGSDLRIHIPKNTLYTYPDISIICGKPEMTDSANDTITNPSVIIEILSKSTYDYDKGQKFTLYRDIESLREYILIDSMSVRVEYYCKNGDGSWTLKDYRSIEDKFTIETIAEELLLSDVYTDVFENE from the coding sequence ATGGGACTTCCAGAGCAGCAATACATAACGCAAGAACAATATCTTGAAAGTGAACGACTTGCCTTAGATAAACATGAATTTTATCTGGGTGAAATCTTTGCTATGAGCGGAGCATCTTTTCGGCACAATCAGATATTCAAGAATACATATGGTACACTTTACAATAAATTAAAAGGTAAATCATGTCAGCCATATGGTAGTGATTTGAGAATTCATATACCCAAAAATACGCTTTATACGTATCCTGATATATCTATCATATGTGGTAAGCCTGAGATGACCGACTCTGCCAATGACACAATAACCAATCCATCTGTGATCATAGAGATACTTAGTAAAAGTACTTACGATTATGACAAAGGTCAAAAATTTACACTTTATAGAGACATTGAAAGCTTGAGAGAGTACATACTGATAGATTCTATGTCTGTTAGAGTGGAGTATTACTGTAAAAATGGAGATGGTAGTTGGACTTTAAAAGATTACAGGAGTATCGAAGACAAATTTACCATTGAAACAATTGCTGAAGAGTTACTTCTATCAGATGTTTATACTGATGTATTTGAAAATGAATGA
- a CDS encoding 5'-nucleotidase C-terminal domain-containing protein: MSHNRRSFLKTVGAVSAGVGFISPQTLHQSSEMVEDIDGKSTEFKLTILQTTDVHCQIHPHDELFWENGKAVFRKTGGYAHFATYLKKQRKANKHIFLMDTGDMFQGSELSVKTTGKAISPILNALKYDLYLPGNWEVIYGKKEMQRLLGGLHGPKVCANMYHDLGEGKRGDHIFPPYYTWTVNGIKIGFLGYTDHLVPIRQSPNYSKGILYTKPEENVAQYIDVLRYQEQCDFVIIVAHMGLSQQIHLSNLELCKGVDYIFGGDTHERVRKPIHGKYAQVVEPGAFGSFCGRLELTVKDGKIVKDAYFLDEITVDKYKEDKEINGLIKNLESPYWEDINRIVGYSSVPLYRYFVIENTIDTMILDALRWKLPDIDIVLSNGFRFCPPRSTPDATGNIPITNGFIYDMLPVDSYIRVGKVTGKQLKEWLEKELNNVFAKDAGKRFGGWVTKFNGMIVKFYAFKEEGQRGESVTIAGKFLEPDKVYSIAACERDGDPADMICRIRNVMEPKNLPYTLHENMREYLKKASPVKPFPKHNAVVLDAPETLLSQVYGVDYQFH, from the coding sequence ATGAGCCACAATCGAAGATCATTTTTAAAAACTGTTGGAGCTGTGAGCGCCGGTGTTGGATTCATCAGCCCACAGACATTGCATCAATCAAGTGAAATGGTTGAAGATATAGATGGCAAGTCCACGGAATTTAAACTGACCATCCTGCAGACTACTGATGTGCATTGTCAGATTCATCCTCATGATGAGTTGTTCTGGGAAAACGGAAAAGCGGTTTTCAGGAAAACGGGTGGATATGCCCATTTTGCTACTTATCTGAAGAAACAAAGGAAAGCAAATAAACATATATTTCTGATGGATACAGGAGATATGTTTCAAGGCAGTGAACTTTCTGTAAAAACAACAGGTAAAGCAATATCTCCTATTCTCAATGCTTTAAAATATGATCTCTACCTGCCGGGAAATTGGGAAGTCATCTATGGTAAAAAGGAGATGCAACGTTTGTTGGGAGGATTGCATGGGCCCAAAGTATGTGCCAATATGTATCATGATCTGGGGGAAGGAAAGCGTGGTGATCATATTTTTCCTCCATATTATACCTGGACAGTGAATGGAATAAAAATAGGTTTTTTGGGTTATACAGATCATCTCGTACCAATCAGACAATCACCCAATTACAGTAAAGGTATCCTGTACACCAAACCGGAAGAAAATGTGGCACAATACATAGATGTACTGCGCTATCAGGAACAGTGTGATTTTGTAATCATTGTAGCACATATGGGGCTCTCTCAGCAGATTCATTTGTCCAATCTTGAGCTTTGCAAAGGAGTTGACTATATATTTGGTGGAGATACACACGAAAGGGTGCGCAAACCTATTCATGGAAAATATGCTCAGGTCGTCGAGCCTGGTGCTTTTGGTTCATTTTGCGGCAGATTGGAACTGACTGTAAAAGATGGTAAAATTGTAAAAGATGCATATTTCCTGGATGAAATTACGGTTGATAAATACAAAGAAGATAAGGAAATTAATGGATTGATCAAAAATCTGGAGAGTCCATATTGGGAAGACATCAACCGAATTGTAGGTTACAGTTCAGTACCATTGTATCGTTACTTTGTTATCGAAAATACCATTGACACCATGATACTGGATGCACTCAGATGGAAATTGCCAGATATTGACATAGTCCTTTCCAATGGATTTAGATTTTGTCCGCCAAGATCCACACCGGATGCTACGGGCAACATTCCGATCACCAATGGCTTCATTTATGATATGCTTCCTGTTGATAGTTATATCCGTGTAGGTAAAGTCACAGGCAAACAACTTAAAGAATGGCTCGAAAAGGAGTTAAACAATGTTTTTGCAAAAGACGCTGGCAAACGATTTGGAGGTTGGGTCACCAAGTTTAATGGCATGATTGTCAAATTTTATGCTTTTAAGGAAGAAGGACAAAGAGGAGAGTCTGTGACCATTGCCGGAAAATTTTTAGAACCGGATAAGGTTTATAGTATTGCAGCTTGTGAGCGAGATGGTGATCCGGCAGATATGATTTGCAGAATCAGAAATGTTATGGAGCCGAAAAATCTGCCCTATACATTGCACGAAAATATGAGAGAATATCTGAAAAAAGCATCTCCTGTAAAACCATTTCCAAAACATAATGCTGTAGTATTGGATGCACCTGAGACATTGTTGTCACAGGTTTATGGTGTAGATTATCAGTTTCACTAA
- a CDS encoding YeeE/YedE family protein, whose translation MNTSQKEDLQKRELDAMCVNESQLTHPWYYNIKYLIIGILFGIVFVKAEIVSWFRIQEMFRFQSFHMYGIIGSAIAVGALSVWLIRKFKIKTIYGEDIVIVTKPFNKGIIIGGLMFGIGWAITGACPGPLFAQVGTGASVVLITVLSAIAGTWIYGLLRDKLPH comes from the coding sequence ATGAATACGTCACAAAAAGAAGATCTTCAAAAACGCGAACTGGATGCCATGTGCGTCAATGAGAGCCAACTGACCCACCCATGGTATTACAATATAAAATATCTTATCATAGGCATTCTGTTTGGAATTGTTTTTGTCAAAGCGGAGATTGTTTCCTGGTTCAGAATACAAGAGATGTTTCGCTTTCAGTCTTTCCACATGTATGGCATCATAGGGAGTGCAATAGCCGTTGGGGCTTTATCAGTCTGGTTGATTCGAAAATTCAAAATCAAAACGATCTATGGAGAAGACATAGTCATAGTAACCAAACCATTCAATAAAGGTATCATCATTGGTGGATTGATGTTTGGCATCGGATGGGCCATTACCGGCGCATGTCCGGGACCATTGTTTGCTCAGGTGGGTACAGGAGCATCGGTTGTTTTAATCACTGTATTGAGTGCTATTGCAGGTACTTGGATTTATGGTTTGTTGAGAGATAAACTGCCACATTGA
- a CDS encoding YeeE/YedE family protein — MFLSITQPWPWYIAGPLIGLTVPALLILGNKNFGISSSLRHICAACIPAGIDYFKYDWKKEIWNLIFVLGIIIGGLLAAKYLDSGEQIVIHENLKQELAGYGITDYSNALIPSDVVNWDGILAIKGLLMIVLGGFFVGFGTRYAGGCTSGHSIMGISAMSWVSLLATVCFMLGGFFAANVLLPLILSL; from the coding sequence ATGTTTTTATCTATTACACAACCTTGGCCATGGTACATTGCAGGGCCTTTGATAGGTCTGACTGTGCCGGCATTGCTCATACTTGGCAATAAAAATTTTGGTATCTCATCTTCATTGCGTCATATCTGCGCTGCTTGTATCCCGGCTGGAATTGACTATTTTAAATATGACTGGAAGAAGGAGATTTGGAATCTTATTTTTGTTCTGGGGATAATTATTGGTGGGCTTTTAGCTGCTAAATACTTAGATAGTGGTGAGCAAATAGTTATTCATGAAAATCTGAAGCAAGAATTGGCAGGATACGGCATTACAGATTATTCTAATGCATTGATCCCTTCTGATGTGGTCAACTGGGACGGAATATTAGCCATAAAAGGATTGCTGATGATAGTGTTAGGTGGATTTTTTGTAGGATTCGGAACACGGTATGCCGGAGGATGTACCAGTGGGCATTCCATCATGGGGATATCAGCGATGAGTTGGGTTTCGCTTTTGGCAACCGTTTGTTTTATGCTCGGTGGTTTCTTTGCTGCCAATGTATTACTTCCATTAATTCTATCACTTTAA